The following proteins are encoded in a genomic region of Acidobacteriota bacterium:
- a CDS encoding sigma-70 family RNA polymerase sigma factor has product MSEHSDGGPITKILSSLRSGGDEAFEDLFPLVYDELRKIAGGYFSRERSDHTLQPTALVHEAFLRLSKQSAIDFESRTHFFGVAARLMREILIDHARRHNSEKRGGESRTRITLDGAVYFGDKKQLDVLAIDEALTILESLDERQARIVEMKFFAGLNVDEIAEVLQISPATVKREWSSAKLFLSRTLSTAA; this is encoded by the coding sequence ATGTCGGAGCATTCGGACGGCGGTCCGATAACAAAGATCTTGAGCAGCTTGAGATCAGGCGGAGACGAGGCGTTCGAAGACTTGTTCCCGTTGGTCTACGATGAACTGCGCAAGATCGCGGGGGGCTATTTCAGCCGCGAACGCAGCGACCACACGCTTCAGCCGACGGCCCTGGTTCACGAGGCGTTTCTGCGGTTGTCAAAACAAAGCGCGATCGATTTTGAGAGCCGGACGCATTTCTTTGGCGTCGCTGCGAGATTGATGCGAGAGATCCTGATCGATCACGCACGTCGGCACAACAGCGAGAAACGCGGAGGCGAATCCAGAACGCGGATCACACTCGATGGAGCTGTCTATTTCGGCGACAAGAAACAGTTGGACGTGCTTGCTATCGACGAGGCGTTGACCATACTCGAATCACTCGACGAGCGCCAAGCTCGGATCGTGGAAATGAAATTTTTCGCCGGCCTCAATGTTGACGAGATCGCCGAAGTTCTTCAAATATCGCCCGCGACCGTAAAACGTGAATGGTCGAGTGCGAAACTGTTCCTTTCCCGAACACTTTCGACCGCAGCCTAA
- a CDS encoding protein kinase: MDRERWQKVKHILEDAIELPTEARNEFVANACGSDAELESEVVSLLNESTAAEALETHAVEHVAPPEDKLLNTQIGNYRLDKLIGSGGMGRVYLAKRADGAFEQKVALKLIRRGLYSDEILRRFVTERQILASLEHPNIAHLIDGGTTPDGLPFLVMEYVEGSPITEFADANDLDLNARLDLFREVCAAVSFAHQKLVIHRDLKPANILITRDGKAKLLDFGIAKLVKTDGVETRTRTFAFTPDYASPEQIRGENLSTATDVYSLGVILYELLTGSLPFKFEDKNIGEIVATATNTVPAAPSLSAQRSTINDQRSLKGDLDNIVLKALQKEPERRYTSVEQFSEDIARHLKGLPVFARPDTWKYRAEKFAGRNKLFVGATALAFAILVAGIATTAYQARIANIERAKAEARFNDVRTLANSFMFEINEEIMRSPVKARELLVARALEYLDKLAAESAGNIELKSELASAYEQIGEVQSELFRPFAGKTSEAVLSQQKALKLRHEIYAENPSAEHATSVSASYQKVGNVLLTSGKIGEARDNYRQSVELLKPLVAAEPAKTDTRRQLARSYAALGQSIVRSGSLGEALANYQASLEIFQELSVESPDDNRAIRSVGIVLSYIGFVKMEMGQLNEALADYKQWLAIEKQLVINESNNIDFRHDLSSAHTWHGVVLSELGKIPEAQDDFREAIKIQNAIFAADRESVGAAYSLADCHLELGKAMARNKLADIAIENLTIALNSYRSIFAKDSENLMMKHRIANAQRFLGDAYVQKNDLARASENYEQAHAVFVEITNFDPLNLDWQQDLAMTYTRRGEITAAKKDTAAARSNFQNALPIFEKLASTVPDNATRRSELDHIKRVLFELDT, from the coding sequence ATGGACCGCGAACGCTGGCAAAAAGTAAAGCACATTCTCGAGGACGCGATCGAACTGCCGACCGAAGCCCGCAATGAGTTTGTCGCCAATGCCTGCGGAAGCGACGCCGAACTGGAATCTGAGGTCGTCTCGCTGCTTAACGAATCAACTGCCGCCGAGGCTCTCGAAACTCACGCTGTCGAACACGTCGCACCTCCCGAAGATAAGCTGCTAAACACGCAGATCGGAAACTATCGGCTCGACAAACTGATCGGTTCGGGCGGCATGGGACGTGTGTATTTAGCCAAACGTGCTGACGGCGCATTTGAGCAGAAGGTCGCTCTCAAACTGATACGCCGCGGGCTGTATTCCGACGAGATATTGCGGCGATTCGTGACTGAACGGCAGATACTTGCCAGTCTCGAACACCCAAACATCGCCCATCTGATCGACGGCGGCACCACGCCGGACGGCCTGCCGTTCCTGGTGATGGAATATGTCGAGGGCTCGCCGATCACGGAATTTGCGGACGCGAACGATCTCGACCTAAATGCTCGACTCGACCTTTTCCGCGAGGTCTGTGCGGCCGTTTCTTTTGCACATCAGAAACTCGTAATTCACCGCGACCTCAAGCCCGCGAACATTCTCATAACTCGCGACGGCAAAGCAAAGCTCCTCGATTTCGGCATTGCTAAGCTCGTGAAAACCGACGGCGTCGAGACGCGGACGCGGACGTTCGCGTTTACGCCGGACTACGCTTCGCCTGAGCAGATACGCGGCGAAAACCTCTCGACCGCGACCGATGTTTACAGCCTCGGCGTAATTTTGTACGAGCTGCTCACCGGCTCGCTGCCATTCAAGTTCGAAGACAAAAATATCGGCGAGATAGTTGCGACCGCCACAAACACAGTTCCGGCGGCACCCTCGCTCTCGGCACAACGATCGACCATCAACGATCAACGATCACTCAAAGGCGATCTCGACAATATCGTCCTCAAGGCTTTGCAGAAAGAGCCCGAACGCCGTTACACATCCGTCGAGCAGTTTTCCGAAGACATCGCCCGCCATCTCAAAGGGCTGCCGGTTTTCGCTCGGCCTGACACTTGGAAATATCGTGCCGAGAAATTCGCGGGACGCAATAAGCTCTTTGTCGGGGCGACGGCTCTTGCGTTTGCGATACTCGTCGCCGGAATTGCGACGACGGCGTATCAGGCCCGCATTGCAAACATCGAGCGTGCTAAGGCCGAGGCTCGTTTCAACGACGTGCGAACTCTCGCAAATTCATTCATGTTCGAGATAAACGAAGAGATCATGCGCAGCCCTGTGAAAGCTCGCGAACTGCTCGTCGCTCGTGCTCTCGAATACCTAGACAAACTCGCCGCTGAATCCGCCGGCAATATTGAACTCAAATCCGAACTTGCCTCGGCTTACGAACAGATCGGCGAGGTTCAATCGGAGCTATTCCGTCCTTTCGCGGGTAAAACCTCGGAGGCAGTTTTGAGCCAGCAAAAAGCTCTAAAGCTCCGGCATGAGATCTACGCCGAAAACCCTTCGGCGGAACATGCCACAAGCGTCTCCGCTAGCTACCAAAAGGTCGGCAACGTTCTACTAACAAGCGGTAAGATCGGTGAGGCTCGCGACAATTACCGTCAGTCGGTCGAGTTGCTAAAGCCGCTTGTCGCCGCGGAACCTGCGAAGACCGATACCCGCCGCCAGCTTGCCCGCAGCTACGCCGCTCTCGGCCAGTCTATCGTCCGGAGCGGCTCGCTCGGCGAAGCTCTTGCAAACTACCAAGCCTCGCTCGAGATCTTTCAAGAACTCTCGGTGGAGTCGCCGGACGACAACCGTGCCATACGCTCGGTCGGAATCGTCTTGTCGTACATCGGTTTCGTGAAGATGGAAATGGGGCAGTTGAACGAGGCTCTCGCGGATTACAAACAGTGGCTCGCGATCGAGAAACAACTTGTGATAAACGAGTCGAACAACATTGATTTCCGCCACGACCTCAGTAGCGCACACACGTGGCACGGCGTCGTTTTGAGCGAGCTTGGCAAGATTCCCGAGGCCCAAGACGATTTTCGCGAAGCGATCAAGATACAAAACGCGATATTCGCCGCCGACAGAGAAAGCGTCGGCGCAGCGTATTCGCTGGCCGATTGTCATCTGGAACTTGGCAAAGCGATGGCTCGCAACAAACTCGCTGACATTGCGATCGAAAATCTGACTATCGCTCTCAACAGCTACCGCAGCATTTTTGCCAAAGATAGCGAGAATCTAATGATGAAACATCGCATCGCGAACGCCCAGCGGTTTTTGGGCGACGCGTATGTGCAGAAAAACGACCTTGCTCGTGCGTCAGAGAATTACGAACAGGCCCACGCGGTCTTCGTCGAGATCACGAACTTCGATCCGCTAAACCTCGACTGGCAACAGGACCTCGCGATGACCTACACACGCCGCGGCGAGATCACCGCCGCAAAAAAAGACACCGCCGCCGCTCGTTCAAATTTCCAAAACGCACTGCCGATCTTCGAAAAACTAGCCTCAACGGTTCCCGACAACGCCACACGCCGCTCCGAACTCGACCATATTAAAAGGGTGCTTTTCGAACTAGATACCTAA